Genomic window (Deltaproteobacteria bacterium):
TGACGGCATCGGTCGTGTCGGCCGGCCTTGGCTATTTGGTGACTCCCAGCCTCGAGAAGAGGTCTAGTGCCGCACGGACCATGAGTCCGAGTAGTTTGCGCCTGCCGGAGCCAACACCGACACTGACTCAGCCGGCGATCGATACCATCGTCAACCGCAACATATTTAGCTCTGAGGGCAAGGCGCAGTTAGGGGTCGCCAGCAAGTCAGTCACTAAAGGTGACGGTGATAAAGCCGTGGAGATCGTTAAGTCAGAGCTGCCGATTGCTCTTACGGGAACCATCTATGGTGGTGATCCCCAATCTGGGATCGCTCTGATTGAAAATACCACGAAAAAAACGGTCAACAGCTTCATGGTTGGCGACACGATTTTAAAAGATGTGACGCTCAAAGAGATTCACAAACAAAAGATCATCGTCGATAACAACGGACGCCTCGAATTCGTCGAAGTTGTACAGGAAAAACTGGTTCGCAGTCGACGGGCAAAAAAAGCAGCAGCTACCGCAGCGTCTGGGTCTGAGACGGTCGCTCCCATCGCGACTGAGCCACCGCCACCGTCATTTAAAGAGGAAGGCTTTGAGCGCAAAGAGCGCGAGATCACCATGTCTCAGGCTTACAGGTCTAAACTGCTGACCTCAGATTTCACCAAAGTGCTCCAAGATGCCAAAGCTAGCCCGAATATGGTCGACGGCGAA
Coding sequences:
- a CDS encoding PDZ domain-containing protein, with product MMKGIMFDVSKAMEKVAAGPWRASLMVLGASFMTASVVSAGLGYLVTPSLEKRSSAARTMSPSSLRLPEPTPTLTQPAIDTIVNRNIFSSEGKAQLGVASKSVTKGDGDKAVEIVKSELPIALTGTIYGGDPQSGIALIENTTKKTVNSFMVGDTILKDVTLKEIHKQKIIVDNNGRLEFVEVVQEKLVRSRRAKKAAATAASGSETVAPIATEPPPPSFKEEGFERKEREITMSQAYRSKLLTSDFTKVLQDAKASPNMVDGELKGFVMTRIRKDSIYEKTGLQNDDIVTEVNGVPLTDTAQSIRLLQSLRGESEIEVRIIRAGTPLKFNLNVK